Below is a genomic region from Nocardioides panacis.
TCCGGGCCGGCATCCAGGCGGTCCCGAAGGGGCAGCTGGAGGCGGCCCGCTCGTTGGGCATGTCCCACAGCCGGGCGATGATCTCGATCGTCATCCCGCAGGCGTTCCGGATCGTGCTCCCGCCGCTGACCAACGAGCTGATCCTGCTCACCAAGGACTCCTCGCTGGTCTACATCCTGGGCCTGGCGCTGACCGAGTACGAGCTGACCAAGTTCGGCCGCGACGTGCTCAACCAGGAGAAGAACCTCACGCCCCTGGTCGGCATCGCGCTCTGCTACCTGCTGATCACCATCCCGCTGTCCATCGTCGTACGTCGCATGGAAGCCCGTGCGGAGAGGGCCCGCTGATGACCGAGCCACAGGTCGACCCGGTCGCCGCGGCGATCGACGTGCAGGACCTGCACAAGTCGTTCGGCGCCAACGAGGTGCTCAAGGGCATCGACTTCCACGTCGACAACGGCCAGGTGGTCTGCGTCATCGGGCCCTCCGGCTCCGGAAAGTCGACGCTGCTGCGCTGCGTGAACCTGCTGGAGACCCCGACCTCGGGGAGGATCTTCGTCGAGGGCATCGAGATCACCGACCCCGACGTCGACGTCGACAAGGTCCGCTCCCGCATCGGGATCGTGTTCCAGTCCTTCAACCTGTTCCCGCACCTGTCGGTGCTGCGCAACCTCACGATCGCCCAGCAGCGGGTCAAGGGCCGCAGCAAGGACGAGGCCGTCGCGGTGGCCCGCAGGAACCTGGAGAAGGTCG
It encodes:
- a CDS encoding amino acid ABC transporter ATP-binding protein: MTEPQVDPVAAAIDVQDLHKSFGANEVLKGIDFHVDNGQVVCVIGPSGSGKSTLLRCVNLLETPTSGRIFVEGIEITDPDVDVDKVRSRIGIVFQSFNLFPHLSVLRNLTIAQQRVKGRSKDEAVAVARRNLEKVGLSEKVDAYPAHLSGGQQQRVAIARALSMDPDMMLFDEPTSALDPELVGDVLAVMKDLASEGMTMMVVTHEMGFAREVGDHLVFMDGGVIVEEGRPADVLSDPQHERTTSFLSKVL